In the genome of Corallococcus exiguus, one region contains:
- a CDS encoding YciI family protein gives MARYLMLLHENPAHFAAMSPAELQAIVEEYARWSDGLLQEGRLLQGEKLRDEGGRRLKQQGGQLLVSDGPYAEVKDVVGGLFILSADSYDAAVALARTCPHLRYGGEVELRAIEEV, from the coding sequence ATGGCCCGCTACCTGATGTTGCTGCACGAGAACCCCGCCCACTTCGCCGCCATGTCCCCCGCCGAACTGCAGGCCATCGTGGAGGAGTACGCCCGGTGGAGTGACGGGCTGCTCCAGGAGGGCCGCCTGCTCCAGGGCGAGAAGCTGCGCGACGAGGGCGGCCGGCGCCTGAAGCAGCAGGGCGGACAGTTGCTCGTGTCGGACGGGCCGTACGCGGAGGTGAAGGACGTGGTGGGCGGCCTCTTCATCCTGTCCGCGGATTCGTATGACGCCGCCGTGGCCCTGGCCCGGACGTGTCCGCACCTGCGCTACGGCGGTGAGGTCGAGCTTCGCGCCATCGAAGAGGTCTGA